The following proteins come from a genomic window of Pyxidicoccus sp. MSG2:
- a CDS encoding endonuclease — protein sequence MEAHKSRHPLLVLSVLLGLVLPGAALAESTPSFDNRYSNRPAEWFDAVSEMDYFNTSLTRSWQLNEACNDTGAFTVASYNIFHNVPFVTDFGDEMEQSLGKVFKCADILLMQEAWDYDDIILDGPKADLAARGYGMVTPAGYYCDDSLDGAIENDCSGLVMFYKSGTSLVKELGFKAFTNVTGFDVHKEKGVWGAIFAKEGRYYYVFNTHLTYGENSHLDGHAASDGSRISNMQESLAFIQGAVSANKASYPPAHVLFGGDFNADFDSTVANSKGYQLLLQASASGAFLEPYAYRGAGAVLGGFETAGFKSNWPGTAADTGPNGMSTGQKGDFDTVLLGKPAWFGTCPAASISYSGWAPAWQTLDTQQRKWPFYTHSDHYGRWLKVKPGCQATGAP from the coding sequence ATGGAAGCCCACAAGTCCAGACACCCACTCCTCGTCTTGTCTGTCCTGCTGGGGCTGGTCCTCCCCGGAGCCGCCCTGGCCGAGTCCACGCCGTCGTTCGACAACCGTTACTCGAACCGTCCCGCGGAGTGGTTCGACGCCGTGAGCGAGATGGATTACTTCAACACCTCGCTCACCCGCTCCTGGCAGCTCAACGAGGCCTGCAACGACACCGGTGCGTTCACCGTGGCGTCCTACAACATCTTCCACAACGTCCCGTTCGTCACCGACTTCGGAGACGAAATGGAGCAGAGCCTGGGGAAGGTATTCAAGTGCGCGGACATCCTCCTGATGCAGGAGGCCTGGGACTACGACGACATCATCCTGGATGGTCCCAAGGCCGACCTGGCCGCGCGCGGCTACGGCATGGTGACCCCCGCCGGCTATTACTGCGACGACTCCCTCGACGGGGCCATCGAGAACGACTGTAGCGGCCTGGTGATGTTCTACAAGAGCGGCACCTCGCTGGTGAAGGAGCTCGGCTTCAAGGCCTTCACCAACGTGACGGGTTTCGACGTGCACAAGGAGAAGGGAGTCTGGGGGGCGATCTTCGCCAAGGAGGGGCGCTACTACTATGTCTTCAACACCCACCTGACCTACGGCGAGAACAGTCACCTCGACGGACACGCCGCCTCGGACGGCTCGCGCATCTCCAACATGCAGGAGTCCCTGGCCTTCATCCAGGGGGCGGTGAGTGCCAACAAGGCCAGCTATCCCCCCGCGCACGTCCTCTTCGGGGGCGACTTCAACGCCGACTTCGACAGCACCGTCGCCAACTCCAAGGGCTACCAGCTCCTGCTGCAGGCTTCCGCCAGCGGGGCCTTCCTCGAGCCCTACGCCTACCGGGGCGCTGGCGCGGTGTTGGGTGGCTTCGAGACGGCGGGCTTCAAGTCCAACTGGCCCGGCACGGCCGCCGACACCGGGCCGAACGGAATGAGCACCGGCCAGAAGGGCGACTTCGACACCGTGTTGCTCGGCAAGCCCGCCTGGTTCGGCACCTGCCCGGCGGCGAGCATCTCGTATAGCGGCTGGGCGCCCGCGTGGCAGACGCTCGACACCCAGCAGCGCAAGTGGCCCTTCTATACCCACTCCGACCACTACGGCCGGTGGCTGAAGGTGAAGCCCGGTTGCCAGGCGACAGGGGCTCCGTGA
- a CDS encoding type II secretion system F family protein, which produces MRRLAVLCRGGLPLLEAVELTAAELQSPAMREAHQRLLAGAPVADCFAQLPATLRPFVRQGERTGGLLDALDEVCQWWALAADSRLPLLYLGRALESLGVRSAFAEGREVFECHPEWREIAWHVGQGKPLGEAVRERSRVLPRPLDSVIARAEASQVLPRTLQAIGRGALQGLVAYEPSREAPSIPRQSLFSMALMLIAGAPLEAAIQAAGAPLASGSLEEDGLAGLMSRHSEVFPPSVIALIRRAEYAGDLARTLEFIAQEVMGR; this is translated from the coding sequence ATGCGCAGACTCGCTGTGCTGTGCCGCGGGGGACTCCCGCTGCTCGAGGCCGTTGAGCTGACGGCGGCCGAACTGCAGTCCCCAGCGATGCGTGAGGCCCATCAGCGCCTGCTCGCCGGAGCGCCCGTCGCCGACTGCTTCGCGCAGCTCCCCGCCACGCTCCGGCCCTTCGTGCGGCAGGGAGAGCGGACCGGGGGGCTGCTCGATGCGCTCGACGAAGTCTGCCAATGGTGGGCCCTCGCGGCAGACTCCCGGCTGCCTCTCCTCTACCTGGGCCGTGCGCTGGAGTCCCTCGGCGTGCGCTCCGCGTTCGCGGAAGGCCGTGAGGTCTTCGAGTGCCACCCGGAGTGGAGGGAGATCGCCTGGCACGTCGGACAGGGAAAGCCGCTCGGCGAGGCGGTCCGGGAGCGCTCGCGCGTCCTGCCTCGGCCACTCGATAGCGTCATCGCCCGCGCGGAGGCATCCCAGGTCCTGCCGCGAACCCTCCAGGCGATCGGCCGTGGCGCTCTCCAGGGGCTCGTCGCCTACGAGCCGTCACGAGAAGCGCCGTCCATTCCGAGACAGAGCCTCTTCTCGATGGCACTGATGCTCATCGCCGGGGCGCCCCTCGAGGCGGCAATCCAGGCCGCTGGGGCTCCGCTTGCATCCGGCTCTCTGGAGGAGGACGGCCTGGCAGGCCTGATGTCACGACACTCCGAGGTCTTCCCACCGTCGGTGATCGCGCTGATCCGGCGAGCGGAGTACGCCGGAGACCTCGCGAGGACTCTCGAGTTCATCGCTCAGGAAGTCATGGGCCGGTAA
- the lnt gene encoding apolipoprotein N-acyltransferase, with protein sequence MTRVSTLGALLVGLSAHLILLFPANLLGLVAGFACYFHALGRRGTPRAGFLSGYLFGLLLAASSLYWLVDVLYVLTPGERLVGAAVLGGFLLLVALPYGLWGLVAALPSRRPLPVYAQALGLWLMQVLVHDVWLGFPWLHSGYWLAQGPFGAWLGLVGARASGLLLLLLSACLGLWSSQPRPRVQLLLAVGVFSAVLFIPVSLRPGAGARPVRVAVIALDEASAGDRERDDLELLSRYVVATRRAEADWVIWPESVIRDGHASIRPLRELLSLAGRRLFAGTLLRAPAGTYNTLVELGSGEPVYYKQKLVPFSEHLPGEAFRRLFAWLGVNTLKSQVIAWTGPQPPLDVDGVAVIPLICFEVAFTGLVQPDARPAVLLNVGNESWFRSALMHRMTLAMGMARSLEYGLPLVRSVTGGYSGFFDPSSGGRWVAAREQGSAEGQGWWLLPRPVATPYGQVSRGAARARGGLEHAERPLGRALGHGRLQPVDAAEQ encoded by the coding sequence GTGACGCGGGTCTCCACGCTCGGAGCCCTGCTGGTGGGCCTCTCGGCCCACCTCATCCTGCTCTTCCCCGCCAACCTGCTCGGGCTCGTCGCCGGGTTCGCGTGCTACTTCCACGCGCTCGGCCGGCGTGGGACACCGCGTGCCGGGTTCCTCTCCGGCTACCTGTTTGGCCTGCTGCTGGCGGCCAGCAGTCTGTATTGGCTCGTCGATGTCCTCTACGTGCTGACGCCCGGCGAGCGCCTCGTCGGTGCCGCCGTGCTCGGCGGGTTCCTGCTGCTGGTCGCGTTGCCCTATGGCCTGTGGGGGCTCGTGGCGGCCCTGCCGTCACGCCGTCCGTTGCCGGTGTATGCGCAGGCCCTCGGGCTGTGGCTCATGCAGGTGCTCGTCCACGATGTCTGGCTTGGCTTTCCGTGGCTGCATTCCGGCTACTGGCTGGCCCAGGGGCCGTTCGGCGCATGGCTGGGCCTTGTCGGCGCCCGCGCGTCGGGGCTGTTGCTGCTCCTCCTCTCGGCGTGTCTCGGACTGTGGAGTTCGCAGCCGAGGCCCCGGGTCCAGCTCCTCCTGGCGGTGGGGGTGTTCAGCGCCGTGCTGTTCATTCCGGTGAGCCTCCGCCCGGGCGCGGGTGCCAGGCCCGTCCGGGTGGCTGTAATCGCCCTGGACGAGGCGAGCGCGGGCGACCGCGAGCGGGATGACCTGGAGCTGCTCTCCCGGTACGTCGTGGCCACCCGGCGCGCCGAAGCGGACTGGGTCATCTGGCCGGAGTCCGTCATCCGCGATGGCCATGCGAGCATCCGCCCCTTGCGTGAGCTGCTGTCCCTGGCGGGCCGGAGGCTCTTCGCCGGTACGCTGCTGCGGGCTCCCGCCGGCACGTACAACACCCTCGTCGAGCTGGGGAGCGGCGAGCCGGTCTATTACAAACAGAAGCTCGTGCCGTTCTCGGAGCACCTGCCCGGGGAAGCCTTCCGGCGGCTCTTCGCGTGGCTCGGCGTCAATACCCTCAAGAGCCAGGTGATTGCGTGGACCGGGCCACAGCCGCCGCTCGACGTGGACGGCGTGGCCGTGATTCCCCTCATCTGTTTCGAGGTGGCCTTCACCGGCCTGGTCCAGCCAGACGCGCGGCCCGCGGTGCTGCTCAACGTCGGCAACGAGAGCTGGTTCCGAAGCGCCCTCATGCATCGCATGACCCTGGCGATGGGCATGGCCCGCTCGCTCGAGTACGGGCTCCCGCTCGTGCGCTCCGTGACGGGCGGGTACAGCGGGTTCTTCGACCCCTCTTCCGGTGGACGCTGGGTGGCTGCGCGAGAGCAGGGCTCGGCGGAAGGCCAGGGGTGGTGGCTCCTTCCCCGGCCGGTGGCAACGCCGTACGGCCAGGTGAGCCGCGGCGCCGCTCGCGCCCGGGGTGGGCTCGAGCATGCCGAGAGACCTCTGGGGCGCGCCCTGGGGCACGGTCGTCTCCAGCCGGTGGACGCCGCGGAACAATGA
- a CDS encoding di-heme oxidoredictase family protein: MIDSALTQAGTAGVTLSYQITATHSPTAYGASNLPAGLNVNPTSGLISGAPAGAGTTRTTISATNGSGTDSKTLVFTIAEAGAPPSITSPLTQSGTVGTALSYFITASNAPGSYAATGLPPGLGVNPASGEISGTPTAAGTTSVVISATNGSGTGSKTLVFTINPLGTNLAIGKVYSASNAQNATNTPNKACDGNLGTRWESTPTDPGWLWVDLLQSYTISTVVLRWETAYGRDYKIQLSNDLTTWTDVVTVTGGSGGVATHAVSGSGRYVRMYGTARGTSGGYSLWEFEVYGSTGPTTPAVPSGLVATADSESQLTVSWNAVPGATGYDLQRDGVTVTSVTSPHAHAGLTAGSTHTYAVRATNAAGASAFSATVTATTHATPTVPAVPSGLVATAASESQLTISWNAVPGATGYDLQRDGVTVTSVTSPHAHSGLAASSTHTYAVRATNAAGASAFSATVTATTLAAGSGPVPLFDATTVLEPAMVQDTPTALITRFGDRARDRHAREAEFHIYDHYLTFYWEQRTAKIEIVDKVAKGGTEIEFNINPEWPLEAPEFRAIFRGITTKAEYHLNLSATRLDPLHYRATISHNPKENRALRIGDRVEIEVSQFLQAPTNGRANYYGTTVLYVVGSGGLVPWYGQGPVLPSGAQDSFPLPQSAWMGGRATLPYQYSNEPLHRFKQIAGHMSENSVQPFMLGRRLHHTDFGDGSHEEPGNPVFTAQAGKLGPAFVARSCVACHVNNGRALPPAVGAPMLASVVRVGGDATGASHPNLGRYLQPQVTSGVAEGGASISSYTTTNGTYGDGTPYSLRKPSYTFTGVVPSFYSVRLTPQLVGLGLLEAVREDAVAALADPNDANGDGISGRMQVVIDPQTGAQRLGRLGYKAGQARVTHQLASALVNDMGVTTSIFPNVDRGSSQSDPGPSTELSDSDLALLYRYIATLGVAARRDLTDPEALRGETLFTSAGCAQCHAPTMTTSPYHPLAELRGQTIHPYTDLLLHDMGPGLADNLAEWTASGAEWRTSPLWSIGLTAGVSGGEAYLHDGRARSLSEAILWHGGEAEGSKEAFRTMTSADRAALLEFLQSL, encoded by the coding sequence GTGATCGACAGCGCGCTCACCCAGGCGGGTACCGCGGGCGTGACGTTGAGCTACCAGATCACCGCCACCCACTCGCCGACGGCCTACGGCGCGAGCAACCTGCCGGCCGGGCTGAACGTGAACCCGACGAGCGGGCTGATCTCGGGCGCGCCCGCCGGTGCGGGCACCACCCGCACGACGATCAGCGCCACCAACGGCAGCGGCACCGACTCGAAGACGCTGGTCTTCACCATCGCTGAAGCCGGGGCCCCGCCGTCCATCACCAGCCCGCTCACCCAGAGCGGAACGGTGGGCACTGCGTTGAGCTACTTCATCACCGCCAGCAACGCTCCCGGCAGCTACGCCGCGACCGGTCTTCCTCCCGGCCTCGGCGTCAACCCGGCTTCGGGAGAAATCTCTGGCACGCCCACCGCCGCCGGCACCACCAGCGTGGTCATCAGCGCCACCAATGGCAGCGGCACCGGCTCGAAGACGCTGGTCTTCACCATCAACCCGCTGGGAACCAACCTCGCTATCGGCAAGGTGTATTCGGCGTCCAACGCCCAGAACGCCACCAACACGCCCAACAAGGCGTGCGACGGAAACCTCGGCACTCGCTGGGAGAGCACCCCCACCGACCCCGGCTGGCTCTGGGTCGATCTGCTCCAGAGCTACACGATCTCCACCGTCGTCTTGCGCTGGGAGACGGCCTACGGAAGGGACTACAAGATCCAGCTCTCGAACGACCTGACCACGTGGACCGACGTGGTCACGGTCACCGGAGGCAGCGGAGGAGTCGCCACGCACGCCGTCTCGGGCTCCGGCCGCTACGTACGCATGTATGGCACCGCACGCGGCACCTCGGGTGGCTACTCGTTGTGGGAGTTCGAAGTCTATGGAAGTACCGGGCCGACCACTCCGGCGGTGCCTTCAGGGCTGGTCGCGACCGCCGACAGCGAGAGCCAGCTCACCGTCTCCTGGAACGCGGTGCCGGGAGCGACCGGGTACGACCTGCAGCGTGACGGAGTGACTGTCACCAGCGTGACCTCGCCCCATGCGCACGCCGGACTGACGGCCGGCTCTACCCACACCTACGCGGTGCGCGCCACCAACGCCGCCGGCGCCAGCGCCTTCAGCGCGACCGTGACGGCGACGACGCACGCCACGCCTACCGTGCCGGCGGTGCCTTCAGGCCTGGTCGCGACCGCCGCCAGCGAGAGCCAGCTCACCATCTCGTGGAACGCGGTGCCGGGAGCGACGGGGTACGACCTGCAGCGTGACGGAGTGACTGTCACCAGCGTGACCTCGCCCCACGCGCACTCCGGCCTGGCGGCCAGCTCTACCCACACCTACGCGGTGCGCGCCACCAACGCCGCTGGCGCCAGCGCCTTCAGCGCGACCGTGACGGCGACGACCCTGGCCGCGGGCAGCGGGCCGGTGCCGTTGTTCGACGCCACCACCGTGCTCGAGCCGGCGATGGTCCAGGACACGCCGACCGCCTTGATCACCCGGTTCGGGGACCGGGCGCGCGACCGCCACGCCCGCGAAGCGGAGTTCCACATCTACGACCACTACCTCACGTTCTACTGGGAGCAGCGCACCGCGAAGATCGAGATCGTCGACAAGGTCGCGAAGGGTGGAACCGAGATCGAGTTCAACATCAACCCCGAATGGCCGCTCGAGGCGCCGGAGTTCCGGGCCATCTTCCGCGGCATCACCACCAAGGCCGAGTACCACCTGAACCTGAGCGCGACCCGGCTCGACCCGCTGCACTACCGCGCCACCATCAGCCACAACCCCAAAGAGAACCGGGCGCTGCGGATTGGAGATCGCGTCGAGATCGAAGTCAGCCAGTTTCTCCAGGCTCCGACCAACGGCCGCGCGAACTACTACGGCACCACGGTGCTGTATGTCGTTGGCTCGGGCGGCCTCGTGCCCTGGTACGGCCAGGGGCCGGTGCTGCCGTCGGGCGCACAAGACTCGTTTCCCCTGCCGCAGTCTGCGTGGATGGGCGGCCGCGCCACGCTGCCGTACCAGTACTCCAACGAACCCCTGCACCGGTTCAAGCAGATCGCAGGGCACATGTCGGAGAACAGCGTGCAGCCGTTCATGCTCGGCCGCCGCCTGCACCACACCGACTTTGGCGACGGCTCGCACGAAGAGCCCGGCAACCCGGTCTTCACCGCGCAGGCCGGCAAGCTCGGCCCTGCCTTCGTCGCGCGAAGCTGCGTGGCCTGTCACGTGAACAACGGCCGGGCGCTCCCGCCCGCCGTCGGTGCGCCGATGCTCGCGTCCGTCGTTCGGGTCGGCGGTGACGCGACCGGGGCCTCGCACCCGAACCTCGGCCGCTACCTGCAACCGCAGGTCACCTCGGGCGTGGCCGAGGGCGGCGCGTCCATCAGCAGCTACACCACCACGAACGGCACCTACGGCGACGGCACCCCCTATTCCCTGCGGAAGCCGAGCTACACGTTCACCGGTGTGGTGCCCTCGTTCTACTCGGTGCGGCTCACTCCGCAGCTCGTCGGGCTCGGGTTGCTCGAGGCGGTGCGCGAAGACGCGGTGGCCGCGCTCGCCGACCCCAACGACGCGAACGGCGACGGCATCTCTGGCCGCATGCAGGTGGTGATCGACCCTCAGACTGGCGCCCAGCGCCTCGGTCGGCTCGGCTACAAGGCGGGTCAGGCGCGCGTGACCCATCAGCTCGCGAGCGCACTGGTCAACGACATGGGAGTCACGACGTCGATCTTCCCGAACGTCGACCGGGGCTCGTCACAGTCGGACCCGGGGCCGAGCACCGAGCTGTCCGACTCCGACCTGGCCCTGCTGTACCGCTACATCGCGACGCTCGGTGTCGCCGCGCGCCGGGACCTCACCGACCCGGAGGCCTTGCGGGGCGAGACGCTGTTCACCTCGGCGGGCTGCGCGCAGTGCCATGCACCGACGATGACCACGAGCCCCTATCACCCGCTCGCCGAGCTGCGGGGGCAGACCATCCACCCGTACACCGACCTGCTGCTGCACGACATGGGCCCCGGCCTGGCCGACAACCTGGCCGAGTGGACCGCGTCGGGCGCCGAGTGGCGCACGTCGCCGCTGTGGAGCATCGGGCTCACCGCCGGCGTGAGCGGAGGCGAGGCCTATCTGCACGATGGCCGCGCCCGCAGCTTGAGCGAGGCCATTCTCTGGCATGGCGGCGAGGCCGAGGGCTCGAAGGAGGCGTTCCGCACCATGACCAGCGCGGACCGTGCGGCGCTGCTCGAGTTCCTTCAGTCGCTCTGA
- a CDS encoding lipase secretion chaperone, with product MRTPSRATGVLVCAAILGLMAWRYVAASESSVSPAGSAGAASASAPPALLPFDSRRAQAGALVDTAPEAREIKARLLVARLRQRLGTVCERIAARGDFALTPSRLLKSLLDRRCGALRSHLEELTPYRAQLQLEGPDGAAACRSLLFGWLKERFALPDDLTQEQLWSMLEQVDSEYERLVVRQLPFASDEALLAAHERFREARRDILGPSIDGRLFGLSDELFQLPYQVDRLATDSHTSVDQKLAAWQQWLQRLESEHGVRLASVVEPMELAKLELRIRETAGPLGPEQQRAVYERHAGSESAMRYLEHQREQTERRERLDAFNLERARLLEQLTRSGLTPEQLRQRMPAVDQQLLVKYQLQ from the coding sequence ATGCGCACCCCTTCGAGAGCTACCGGGGTCCTGGTGTGCGCCGCGATCCTCGGGCTCATGGCCTGGCGGTATGTCGCGGCCTCCGAGAGCAGCGTGTCTCCCGCGGGGAGCGCCGGTGCCGCGAGCGCCTCCGCGCCCCCTGCCCTCCTCCCCTTCGATTCGAGGCGCGCCCAGGCAGGCGCCCTGGTGGACACCGCTCCCGAGGCGCGGGAAATCAAGGCGCGACTCCTGGTGGCCCGGCTCAGACAGAGGCTGGGCACCGTCTGCGAGCGCATCGCCGCGCGAGGGGATTTCGCGCTCACTCCCAGCCGTCTCCTGAAGAGCCTTCTCGACAGGCGCTGTGGGGCCTTGCGGAGCCACCTCGAGGAGCTCACCCCCTACCGGGCCCAGCTCCAGCTCGAGGGACCGGACGGTGCCGCGGCGTGCCGGAGCCTCTTGTTCGGCTGGCTGAAGGAGCGCTTCGCCCTCCCCGACGACCTCACCCAGGAACAGCTCTGGAGCATGCTGGAGCAGGTCGACTCCGAATACGAGCGGCTCGTGGTGAGACAGCTCCCGTTCGCTTCGGACGAGGCGCTCCTCGCCGCCCACGAGCGCTTCCGTGAGGCGCGCCGCGACATCCTCGGCCCATCCATCGATGGGCGGCTCTTCGGTCTCTCCGATGAGCTCTTCCAGCTTCCCTACCAGGTGGACCGTCTCGCCACCGACTCCCATACCTCGGTGGACCAGAAGCTCGCCGCCTGGCAGCAATGGCTCCAGCGCCTCGAGAGTGAACACGGCGTGCGGCTTGCGTCCGTGGTGGAGCCGATGGAGCTGGCGAAGCTCGAGCTCCGGATTCGCGAGACGGCCGGCCCGCTCGGCCCGGAGCAGCAGCGGGCCGTGTACGAGCGCCATGCCGGCTCCGAGTCCGCCATGCGGTATCTGGAGCATCAGCGGGAGCAGACGGAGCGGCGCGAGCGTCTGGACGCCTTCAACCTGGAGCGGGCGCGGCTCCTCGAGCAGCTGACCCGCTCCGGCCTGACGCCGGAGCAACTGCGCCAGCGGATGCCCGCCGTCGATCAACAATTGCTCGTCAAATATCAGTTGCAATAA